In Paenibacillus sp. JQZ6Y-1, a genomic segment contains:
- a CDS encoding helix-turn-helix transcriptional regulator, with amino-acid sequence MPDALRMEQAVNLGYRETRAFAPVAADGFHSHLHYEIYYFHEGLCTYIVGESIYQLHPGDVLLMHGRTLHRPHPQPGHPYVRSTLHFDPALLSEYVQTSYADKLLLPFEQSGGIRLQLTLQERSDLEVLLEQLSRLSHEPQQGQIPLPFMMKLCDLLALLAECCQRQERPVVREGKEMYAHHIVDYIEQHYMHDVTLEQIADHLHLSRSYASSLFKEWTGMTIFKYLYHRRINQAKLLLQYQHDLPISEISRRSGFKQPAHFSRMFREEVGCSPESYRLRE; translated from the coding sequence ATGCCGGATGCACTGCGGATGGAGCAAGCCGTCAACCTCGGCTATCGGGAAACGCGTGCGTTTGCACCAGTGGCGGCGGACGGATTTCATTCTCATCTGCATTACGAAATTTACTATTTTCACGAAGGTCTGTGCACCTATATTGTCGGGGAAAGCATCTACCAGCTGCATCCGGGCGATGTGCTACTGATGCACGGTCGTACTCTGCATCGTCCACATCCACAGCCGGGGCATCCGTACGTGCGCTCTACGCTGCATTTTGACCCTGCGCTGTTGAGTGAATATGTGCAGACGAGCTATGCTGACAAGCTGCTGCTGCCGTTTGAGCAATCCGGCGGGATTCGGTTACAGCTGACGCTTCAGGAGCGCAGCGATCTGGAAGTGCTGCTGGAGCAGTTAAGCCGACTGTCGCATGAGCCGCAGCAGGGTCAGATTCCGCTGCCTTTTATGATGAAGCTGTGTGATCTACTGGCATTGCTCGCTGAATGCTGTCAGCGGCAGGAACGCCCGGTCGTGCGTGAAGGCAAAGAGATGTATGCCCATCATATCGTCGACTATATTGAGCAGCATTATATGCACGATGTGACGCTGGAGCAAATCGCCGACCACCTGCATCTATCGCGCTCGTATGCGTCGTCGCTATTCAAGGAATGGACAGGCATGACCATTTTCAAATATTTGTATCATCGCCGAATCAATCAGGCAAAGCTACTGCTGCAATATCAGCACGATCTGCCAATCAGCGAAATCAGCCGCCGCTCCGGCTTCAAGCAGCCTGCCCATTTCAGCCGCATGTTCCGTGAAGAAGTCGGTTGTTCGCCAGAAAGCTATCGTTTGCGGGAATAG
- a CDS encoding Gfo/Idh/MocA family protein — protein sequence MSKDGMFYAPTTDYHNEPVCAPGEFVFAAVALDHGHIYGMCAELINAGGTLRWIYDSDPHRAESLQSKHPEARIAPSLETVLHDDEVLLVAAAAVTSERGPLGIRVMQAGKDYFTDKAPFTTLEQLVEARIETARTGRKYMVYYSERLHQESTIYAHQLIQQQAIGDVVQVIGTGPHLLAAQRRPEWFFQREKYGGILCDIGSHQIEQFLTFSSSSDAHINFSRVANFNHPQYPELEDFGEISLTGSSGASGYMRVDWFTPNGLGTWGDGRTTILGTDGYIELRKYIDVGREPGGNHVYLVNHEGEYHFDVSGKVGYPFFGQLIRDVLDRTEHAMTQEHAFKAAEICLLAQQRAWNRPNAMEGFASQPAEETASSAATDASQ from the coding sequence ATGAGCAAGGATGGCATGTTTTACGCACCAACTACGGACTATCACAATGAACCTGTATGCGCGCCCGGCGAATTTGTATTTGCGGCGGTAGCGCTAGATCACGGACATATTTATGGCATGTGCGCCGAGCTGATCAACGCTGGCGGAACGCTGCGATGGATCTACGACTCCGATCCACACCGCGCTGAGTCGCTGCAAAGCAAGCACCCCGAAGCACGCATTGCTCCTTCATTGGAAACGGTGCTGCATGACGATGAGGTGCTGCTGGTCGCAGCGGCAGCGGTAACTTCCGAACGCGGTCCGCTCGGTATTCGCGTCATGCAGGCGGGCAAAGATTACTTTACCGATAAAGCCCCTTTCACTACGTTAGAACAGTTAGTGGAAGCACGTATCGAAACTGCGCGTACTGGACGCAAATATATGGTCTATTACAGTGAACGACTGCACCAAGAGAGCACAATCTACGCGCATCAACTCATCCAGCAGCAAGCGATTGGCGACGTGGTGCAGGTCATAGGCACTGGACCGCATCTGCTGGCAGCACAGCGGCGACCCGAATGGTTCTTTCAACGCGAGAAATATGGCGGTATTCTGTGCGACATTGGCAGTCACCAGATTGAGCAATTTCTGACGTTCAGCTCATCATCGGATGCACATATCAATTTCAGTCGAGTGGCTAATTTCAATCATCCGCAGTATCCCGAGCTGGAAGACTTCGGTGAAATCTCGCTGACCGGTAGCAGCGGCGCATCGGGATATATGCGCGTAGACTGGTTTACACCGAATGGGCTTGGCACATGGGGCGACGGACGCACGACCATTCTCGGCACGGACGGCTATATCGAACTGCGCAAATATATCGATGTAGGACGCGAGCCGGGCGGCAACCACGTGTATCTGGTGAATCATGAGGGCGAATATCATTTTGACGTCTCTGGTAAAGTTGGATATCCATTCTTTGGGCAGCTAATCCGCGATGTACTGGATCGTACCGAACATGCGATGACCCAAGAGCATGCGTTCAAAGCAGCCGAAATCTGCCTACTCGCCCAGCAGCGCGCATGGAATCGTCCAAATGCAATGGAAGGCTTTGCAAGTCAACCAGCTGAGGAGACAGCAAGCTCAGCAGCTACGGATGCAAGCCAATAA